In the genome of Flexistipes sinusarabici DSM 4947, one region contains:
- the csx20 gene encoding CRISPR-associated protein Csx20, protein MNFFLVFSHSLTNVQIEDAKSMGVENFFYFPAQLQNIWSNIRPEGDLPVSDLDRIVDWIDANSSKGDFALVQGDFGATYYIVNRCFDMGLIPVYSTTKRIASEESISASEVGKQSVFEHVNFRRYVK, encoded by the coding sequence ATGAATTTTTTTTTAGTTTTTTCGCATTCTCTGACCAATGTTCAGATTGAAGACGCTAAATCAATGGGCGTAGAAAATTTTTTTTATTTCCCAGCACAGCTTCAGAACATTTGGTCGAATATAAGACCTGAGGGTGATTTACCGGTTTCAGATCTAGATCGAATAGTCGACTGGATTGATGCTAACTCAAGCAAGGGGGATTTTGCGTTGGTTCAAGGTGATTTTGGTGCAACTTATTATATAGTTAATAGGTGCTTTGATATGGGATTGATTCCTGTCTATTCTACAACAAAACGTATTGCATCGGAAGAAAGTATTTCTGCAAGTGAAGTTGGAAAACAGAGTGTTTTTGAGCATGTTAATTTTAGAAGATATGTAAAATAA
- the csm5 gene encoding type III-A CRISPR-associated RAMP protein Csm5, translated as MSMICKYNIQAFLASPVHIGTGEMYDPFSYVIKGNVFYHFETAAFLSNLSSEKTKQFTYILKNPSRDSILKSREFIYNNFDADVMKDIIIDEIDLSKSSFPKDYEEKLSDLANKDPRNKAINLLEIEQTYSSGGFPIIPGSSLKGSIRTAIINQLIEDNNIRVDKGRYSYKKLMRDMDLSYQNDIFDMLKISDFHKENAGKWIGYFKNYPKSKMEKSISQNNQIDVATEVLRPFQVFKGEINIFPKEKRHQFEKQFNDITKTKVNIFKCLNRHYLDLFKQEYNFFKKKNPKSNFFKIIEQKNFLEKLESNEYAVLKVGKHSGAEGVTFKDRAIFIKGSKNKDAKYDAKTSTTTWYFSQKKELSVPNLLYPLGWIILI; from the coding sequence ATGTCAATGATTTGCAAGTATAATATTCAGGCTTTTTTGGCGTCACCAGTTCATATAGGAACTGGTGAAATGTATGATCCATTTTCATATGTAATAAAAGGTAATGTTTTTTATCATTTCGAAACTGCTGCTTTTCTAAGTAACTTGTCATCAGAAAAGACAAAACAATTTACTTATATATTAAAAAATCCTTCAAGGGATTCAATTTTAAAATCCAGAGAATTCATCTATAATAATTTTGACGCTGATGTAATGAAAGATATTATAATTGATGAAATTGATCTATCAAAGTCGAGTTTTCCTAAAGATTACGAAGAGAAGCTGAGTGATTTGGCTAACAAAGACCCAAGAAATAAAGCAATCAATCTTTTGGAAATAGAACAAACTTATTCTTCGGGAGGATTTCCAATAATTCCAGGCTCCTCTTTAAAAGGATCAATTAGGACGGCAATTATCAATCAATTAATTGAAGATAATAATATAAGAGTTGATAAAGGTAGATATAGTTATAAAAAGTTGATGAGAGATATGGACTTATCATATCAGAATGATATTTTCGATATGTTAAAAATATCTGATTTTCATAAAGAAAATGCTGGTAAATGGATTGGGTACTTTAAAAATTATCCAAAAAGTAAAATGGAGAAATCAATTTCTCAGAATAATCAAATAGATGTTGCTACAGAAGTTTTAAGGCCCTTTCAAGTTTTTAAAGGAGAAATAAACATATTCCCAAAAGAAAAAAGGCATCAATTTGAAAAACAATTTAATGATATTACAAAAACTAAAGTCAATATTTTTAAATGTTTGAATAGGCATTATTTGGACTTGTTTAAACAAGAATATAATTTTTTCAAAAAGAAAAATCCGAAAAGCAATTTTTTTAAAATTATTGAACAAAAAAATTTCTTAGAAAAATTGGAATCAAATGAATATGCTGTATTAAAAGTTGGTAAACATAGTGGTGCAGAAGGGGTGACTTTCAAAGACCGAGCTATTTTTATTAAAGGATCAAAAAATAAAGACGCTAAGTATGATGCTAAAACTTCTACAACAACTTGGTATTTTTCTCAGAAAAAAGAACTATCTGTACCAAATTTACTATACCCTCTTGGTTGGATCATACTAATATGA
- the csm4 gene encoding type III-A CRISPR-associated RAMP protein Csm4 — MKYYKATIFPKSPFATPPMSDTLFGQLIWMLNDLGEDVAKMLATYDSNPCFVVSDFIANNQGVAPKMPTTYNLGKSKMEKIQEILDRKELKKRSKIDLDKLYKMQKIDSKKIIDNSIKKNHDEINETVHCSLNRLTGTTGNGFDPYSVIETVYKKDTFFTCYFYVSENEHVEKIKDALILMGKIGFGKDASIGKGRFSVDKFEEINFSHNNKNSIYTLGNVVLDGINDYKNCYYEIFTRFGKHGNILSVTGNPYKNPVVMAKQGALITDVSDKLFEKPFIGKSLKGLSYHQETVHQGYSLYVPIDVEV, encoded by the coding sequence ATGAAATACTATAAAGCAACTATTTTTCCTAAATCACCATTTGCTACCCCTCCAATGTCAGATACATTATTTGGTCAGCTAATATGGATGTTGAATGATCTTGGGGAAGATGTTGCCAAAATGCTCGCAACCTATGATTCCAACCCTTGTTTTGTGGTTTCTGATTTTATTGCAAACAATCAGGGCGTAGCACCTAAAATGCCCACTACATATAATCTTGGGAAGTCTAAAATGGAAAAAATACAAGAAATTTTAGACAGAAAAGAACTTAAAAAAAGGTCAAAAATAGATTTAGATAAACTTTATAAGATGCAGAAAATTGATAGTAAAAAAATAATCGATAATTCAATAAAAAAAAATCATGATGAAATTAATGAGACCGTACATTGTTCTTTGAATAGGTTAACAGGAACCACTGGGAATGGTTTTGATCCTTATTCTGTAATTGAAACGGTGTATAAAAAAGATACTTTTTTTACATGTTACTTTTATGTTTCAGAGAATGAACATGTTGAAAAGATTAAAGATGCTTTAATTTTGATGGGGAAAATTGGTTTTGGAAAAGACGCATCTATTGGCAAGGGGAGGTTTTCCGTTGATAAGTTTGAAGAAATAAATTTTTCTCATAATAATAAAAACTCTATCTATACACTTGGTAATGTTGTACTTGACGGTATTAACGATTATAAAAATTGTTATTATGAAATTTTTACTCGTTTCGGAAAACATGGAAACATTCTTTCTGTTACCGGAAATCCATATAAAAACCCTGTAGTCATGGCTAAACAAGGTGCTTTGATAACTGATGTTAGTGATAAATTATTTGAAAAACCTTTTATTGGGAAGTCTCTCAAAGGATTATCATATCATCAAGAAACGGTACATCAAGGCTACTCTCTTTATGTCCCCATAGATGTGGAGGTTTAA
- the csm3 gene encoding type III-A CRISPR-associated RAMP protein Csm3: MEKLKIKNITGKIVLESGLHISGGDTEMHIGGVDNSVIKDSLSKAPYIPGSSLKGKVRSLLEYFVNAQLKTDGKPLQYNNLENSSDEEEKNIVKLFGTGGSEKNRDNFNPDYAITRVIFSDCYLNKDSEEELLKKVGKLTEIKAENSIDRVNGTAESPRFIERVPKGAIFDFDVSIRLFPKDNEENLMGTLLKGFKLLTFDALGGSGSRGYGKVNMKFDQEETQKQFDSIQI, from the coding sequence ATGGAAAAATTAAAAATTAAAAACATTACTGGAAAGATTGTTTTGGAGAGTGGATTGCATATTAGTGGTGGTGATACTGAAATGCATATTGGTGGGGTTGATAATTCAGTAATTAAGGATTCTTTATCAAAAGCTCCTTACATTCCCGGTAGTAGCTTAAAGGGAAAGGTCAGAAGTTTACTGGAGTATTTTGTAAATGCACAATTAAAAACTGATGGTAAACCTTTGCAATATAATAATCTTGAGAACTCAAGCGATGAAGAAGAGAAAAACATTGTAAAACTTTTTGGTACCGGTGGTAGTGAAAAAAACAGGGATAATTTTAATCCCGACTATGCTATTACCCGGGTTATATTTTCAGATTGCTATTTAAATAAAGATTCTGAGGAAGAATTATTAAAAAAAGTTGGCAAACTAACGGAAATTAAAGCTGAAAATTCCATAGACAGGGTAAATGGGACAGCAGAGTCCCCACGTTTTATTGAGCGTGTTCCAAAAGGTGCTATTTTTGATTTTGATGTGTCAATAAGGTTATTTCCAAAAGATAATGAAGAAAATTTAATGGGTACATTACTCAAAGGATTTAAGCTTCTCACTTTTGATGCGTTGGGTGGATCTGGCAGTAGAGGCTATGGGAAAGTTAATATGAAATTTGATCAAGAGGAAACTCAAAAGCAATTTGACTCTATCCAAATATAA
- the csm2 gene encoding type III-A CRISPR-associated protein Csm2 has translation MARQENSSDVVKTSFKKYEFSDLIKTKAKEVAELMKKEHDDRKINKNSQIRKFFDDLYSVKNTIDSSSDKEKSFNENLPMIYLVASKGAYAKGRKHIGQNFYNFLSNNITTIDTLDDFEKFISYFEAILGYYRYLNPKEN, from the coding sequence ATGGCTAGACAAGAAAATAGCAGTGATGTAGTGAAAACATCTTTTAAAAAGTATGAGTTTAGTGATTTGATTAAAACGAAAGCAAAAGAAGTAGCAGAGTTGATGAAAAAGGAACATGATGACCGAAAAATAAATAAAAACAGTCAAATTCGTAAATTCTTCGATGATTTATATTCTGTTAAAAATACTATTGACTCTTCCAGTGACAAAGAAAAGTCATTTAACGAAAATTTACCGATGATTTATCTCGTAGCGTCAAAAGGTGCCTATGCCAAAGGTAGAAAGCATATAGGACAAAATTTTTACAATTTTTTATCTAATAATATTACAACAATAGATACATTAGATGATTTTGAGAAATTTATATCCTATTTTGAAGCTATTTTAGGATATTACAGATATTTGAATCCAAAAGAAAATTAG
- the cas10 gene encoding type III-A CRISPR-associated protein Cas10/Csm1 has translation MPFSGLTNLGAIFAVGLEPKKHLEDINYRLTFSRLASMSRMLNMFFAYYLPHICKKYFGNVYTVFAGGDDLFLIGPYDEILELNFLINHEFFKFSGCNEELTLSSGISIAKHNTPLFFISEMAENNLNISKNYPDNPLSKGYTHVFGATEKTEEFKDEFDNLYNFISSSILNHLQNNTSFWYKLLGILDMRININENIRNIMWMPRLKYLFARSFPNKNKETESEFKKFIYTMTDRNPSLLRALITKFLYAKKYKILGGQNG, from the coding sequence ATACCTTTTTCAGGGTTAACTAATTTAGGAGCTATTTTTGCAGTTGGGTTAGAACCAAAAAAACATTTAGAGGATATTAACTATAGATTAACTTTTTCAAGATTAGCTTCTATGTCACGAATGCTGAATATGTTTTTTGCTTATTACCTTCCACATATTTGCAAAAAATATTTTGGGAATGTTTATACTGTTTTTGCAGGTGGTGATGATCTGTTTCTAATAGGTCCTTATGATGAAATTTTAGAATTAAATTTTTTGATAAATCATGAGTTTTTTAAATTTAGTGGGTGCAACGAAGAACTAACATTATCCTCTGGTATAAGTATTGCAAAACACAACACACCTTTATTCTTTATATCAGAAATGGCTGAAAATAATTTAAATATTTCTAAAAATTATCCTGATAACCCGTTAAGTAAAGGCTATACACATGTTTTTGGCGCAACAGAAAAAACTGAAGAATTCAAGGATGAGTTTGATAATTTATATAATTTTATTTCAAGCAGTATCCTTAATCATTTACAAAACAACACTTCATTTTGGTATAAGTTACTTGGTATTTTAGATATGCGAATAAATATTAATGAAAATATTAGAAATATAATGTGGATGCCAAGACTGAAGTATCTATTTGCCAGATCATTTCCAAATAAGAACAAGGAAACTGAGAGTGAATTCAAAAAATTTATATACACAATGACTGATAGAAATCCTTCCCTTTTAAGGGCACTGATAACAAAGTTCTTGTATGCAAAAAAATATAAAATATTAGGAGGTCAAAATGGCTAG
- a CDS encoding IS5 family transposase: MRPKKQDSTTQELLEPLLVNIIDMKHPLIQLADKIDWEYFEKEFGSLYHRNDGRPGIPIRMMVGFHYLKYTYNLSDEDVVHGWKENPYWQYFTGEKVFQTKVPINPTSMTRFRNRLKEEDLLKFLEETINTAFRSGYLNKNDVKKVAADTTVQEKNITFPTDIKLFYTMIKYLVKFSKKHEIRLKETHEYSGKKLLMKYSGYVHAKQYKRAGKAVKKMKTKMGKLYRSIERVLPEELRNSDEFQQLKLFYESLWNRSKKSKNKLYSLHSPEVECISKGKSHKRYEFGNKVGFVGTLKKNFILSCKSFHGNPYDGHTLEENLCEAKTLLGSNGTIDTILVDLGYRKHNYRGDAKVHVVPRSMKKFKVNFKRLLKRRSCVEATIGHTKRDNRMDRNYLKGKEGDKANAILAASGHNLRLILAFLLFFLKKFMDNIAKKLANFANEVFLDKKYAKIYV, from the coding sequence ATGCGTCCTAAGAAGCAAGATTCGACGACACAAGAGCTTTTAGAACCACTGCTTGTTAACATTATAGATATGAAACATCCATTAATACAATTAGCAGATAAAATAGACTGGGAATATTTTGAGAAAGAATTTGGCAGTCTTTATCACCGTAACGATGGTCGCCCAGGAATTCCAATACGTATGATGGTTGGGTTTCATTATTTGAAATACACGTACAATTTGAGTGATGAAGACGTGGTGCATGGCTGGAAAGAAAACCCTTACTGGCAGTACTTCACTGGAGAAAAGGTATTCCAGACAAAGGTGCCGATAAATCCAACCAGCATGACAAGATTTCGGAATCGTTTAAAAGAAGAAGATTTGTTGAAGTTTTTAGAGGAGACAATTAACACTGCTTTTCGTAGTGGTTATCTTAATAAGAATGACGTAAAGAAAGTAGCTGCAGATACGACGGTGCAGGAAAAGAACATAACGTTTCCAACGGACATAAAACTTTTTTATACAATGATCAAATATCTTGTGAAATTTTCAAAGAAGCATGAGATAAGGTTAAAGGAGACACATGAATATTCCGGCAAGAAGCTATTGATGAAATATAGTGGCTATGTTCATGCGAAACAGTACAAGAGAGCGGGTAAGGCAGTAAAAAAGATGAAGACAAAGATGGGCAAATTATATCGTTCTATAGAAAGGGTTTTACCTGAGGAATTGAGGAATTCGGATGAGTTTCAACAGCTAAAGTTATTTTACGAGAGTTTGTGGAATCGGAGTAAAAAGAGCAAGAACAAACTTTACAGTCTTCACAGTCCAGAGGTTGAGTGCATTAGCAAGGGCAAGAGCCATAAGAGGTATGAGTTTGGTAACAAAGTAGGTTTTGTTGGTACATTGAAGAAGAATTTTATACTGAGTTGCAAATCATTTCACGGCAATCCTTATGACGGTCATACATTAGAAGAGAATTTATGTGAAGCAAAAACCCTTTTGGGTAGTAACGGTACAATAGATACGATATTGGTAGATTTGGGTTACAGGAAGCACAATTATAGAGGGGATGCAAAAGTCCATGTAGTTCCACGCAGTATGAAGAAATTCAAAGTTAATTTTAAGAGGTTATTGAAAAGACGAAGTTGTGTTGAGGCGACGATAGGTCATACTAAGCGAGATAACCGGATGGACAGAAATTATCTGAAAGGCAAAGAGGGAGATAAAGCTAATGCAATTTTGGCGGCAAGTGGTCATAACCTAAGGCTGATACTGGCCTTTCTTTTATTTTTTCTCAAAAAATTTATGGATAATATTGCAAAAAAATTAGCAAATTTTGCAAACGAAGTGTTTCTGGATAAAAAGTATGCCAAAATATATGTATAG
- the cas10 gene encoding type III-A CRISPR-associated protein Cas10/Csm1 has protein sequence MDDNTLKNTLVGLAALLHDIGKAYQRSGKKLSSKYKNTEEWQILLNKYSHYHSLHTAEFFDNQIENSYINKLWSESFPEISMQKASAGHHNPQDYLTQIVAISDQIASGFDRERYEIRSNKKPYDYRKVHLAPLLKHVSLQKDIVDKDYRYNLEEISVNSIFPVHKNELSNIKVEEKYENLVNNFEKDLKKIFANKKFDIFISEIQTIFEKYFSFVPSSTLDEYDEISLFDHSKTSAAFAASTYDYFSKENLDKLNYNQIKDKNLYMLIRGEFFGIQKFIFGDDTENSQNTAKALRGKSFYVSILSQLTAYHIIKEIKLPSFNIMLNAAGMFVILAPNKETVKQKIKDIKAEINDWLYDTFYGEVSFGIVNVESSPKDYIDKRFEKLWLDLISLMEHEKYAKFNLTKRKSLFEDYHKEFDVSGSCNTCGKRSATNNNNCEMCNTFIDIGKQLVNNRYLHLYEKKKGEFFQRYSIKFSNEIQLSNEYIDVLDLEPLKSYEGGSIVYINNYVPKNNYEIMSFEEIVENNNSERKKPLGILKADVDNLVSPEKLDNYLIILELTKEIC, from the coding sequence ATGGACGATAATACACTAAAAAACACCTTGGTTGGTTTAGCTGCCTTACTTCACGATATTGGCAAAGCTTATCAAAGGTCGGGCAAAAAGCTTTCATCAAAATATAAAAACACAGAAGAATGGCAGATTTTATTAAATAAATATTCCCATTACCACTCTCTCCATACTGCAGAATTTTTTGATAATCAAATAGAGAATAGCTATATTAATAAATTATGGTCTGAATCTTTTCCGGAAATTTCAATGCAAAAAGCTTCTGCAGGGCATCATAATCCTCAGGATTATTTAACCCAGATTGTTGCAATATCAGATCAGATTGCCTCAGGTTTTGACAGAGAAAGATATGAAATAAGGTCTAATAAGAAGCCTTATGATTATAGAAAAGTTCATTTAGCCCCTTTGCTTAAACATGTATCTTTACAAAAAGATATAGTTGATAAGGATTATAGATATAATTTAGAAGAGATTAGTGTAAATAGCATCTTTCCGGTTCATAAAAATGAACTCAGCAATATAAAAGTCGAAGAAAAATATGAAAATTTGGTCAATAATTTTGAAAAAGATTTGAAAAAAATATTTGCAAACAAAAAGTTTGACATTTTTATATCAGAAATTCAGACAATTTTCGAGAAGTACTTTTCTTTCGTACCTTCCAGTACATTAGATGAATATGATGAAATATCTTTATTCGACCATTCTAAAACTTCAGCTGCGTTTGCAGCCTCTACATATGATTATTTTTCAAAAGAAAATCTTGATAAGTTAAATTATAACCAAATTAAAGATAAAAATCTTTATATGTTAATAAGAGGGGAATTCTTTGGAATTCAGAAATTCATTTTTGGTGATGACACAGAAAATAGTCAGAATACCGCAAAAGCATTAAGAGGAAAATCTTTTTATGTATCAATATTGTCTCAATTAACAGCTTACCATATTATTAAAGAAATAAAGTTACCATCTTTTAACATCATGCTTAATGCGGCGGGCATGTTTGTTATTTTAGCTCCTAATAAAGAGACAGTTAAACAAAAAATTAAAGACATAAAAGCTGAAATAAATGATTGGCTATATGATACTTTCTATGGTGAGGTATCGTTTGGCATAGTTAACGTGGAATCATCACCGAAAGATTATATTGACAAAAGATTCGAAAAGCTATGGTTAGATTTAATTTCTTTGATGGAGCATGAAAAATATGCAAAATTTAATTTAACAAAGAGGAAATCATTATTTGAAGATTACCATAAAGAATTTGATGTTTCGGGGAGTTGCAATACCTGTGGTAAAAGGTCAGCTACAAATAACAATAACTGTGAAATGTGTAATACTTTCATAGATATTGGAAAACAGTTGGTAAACAATAGATACCTGCATCTTTATGAAAAGAAGAAAGGGGAGTTTTTTCAGCGTTATTCAATTAAATTTTCTAACGAAATTCAACTATCAAATGAGTATATTGATGTGTTGGATTTAGAGCCACTAAAATCCTATGAAGGCGGCAGTATAGTTTATATTAACAATTATGTTCCTAAGAATAATTATGAAATAATGTCTTTTGAAGAAATAGTTGAAAATAATAATTCTGAAAGAAAGAAACCTCTTGGTATTTTGAAAGCGGATGTTGATAATTTAGTTAGCCCTGAGAAACTAGATAACTATTTGATAATACTTGAGTTAACCAAGGAAATATGCTAA
- a CDS encoding Card1-like endonuclease domain-containing protein — MADNILITMVSDQTVPNIVFVKEAIDKFGCNKFVFVTTKEMKEKNKTKNIQKVCNLSDESLQVLVVESDDFNDNLKKLNSLDIRNSDKIYANLTTGTKIMSLALFEFAKNYVKSENLYYFTFGKDTFVNILSGATYRVENKITIQEYLDAYGVNISNKDKLQNKKECAEKRKELTYQIWNLFNNNPSEIKENAEKIRTYFNSSKVKGKEKKINIEELKTNASYFINKLNLNFDNETKKRLKHWIEYLTGGWFEELIYFKTKEFLEIENNEYIQIGMEIEHGGKNELDVAVCYNNNLYYLECKTGLGEKERDVLTGTFYKLSHLKDNENFGLGMTNALISLDDKVLYDKKGELQAKYKDSVRYYRLKFFGWKDIKEKGLENIIKEIFNKGE, encoded by the coding sequence ATGGCTGATAATATTCTTATTACTATGGTAAGTGATCAAACTGTTCCTAATATTGTATTTGTTAAAGAAGCAATTGATAAATTCGGGTGTAACAAATTTGTATTTGTTACTACAAAAGAGATGAAAGAGAAAAATAAAACGAAAAATATTCAAAAAGTATGTAATTTGAGTGATGAGAGTTTGCAAGTATTAGTGGTTGAAAGTGATGATTTCAATGACAATCTCAAAAAACTCAATAGTCTTGATATAAGAAACAGTGATAAAATCTATGCAAATTTAACCACCGGAACCAAAATAATGAGCCTTGCACTTTTTGAGTTTGCCAAAAATTATGTGAAATCAGAGAATTTGTATTATTTCACTTTTGGTAAGGATACGTTTGTAAATATTTTATCAGGAGCTACCTATAGAGTTGAAAATAAGATTACAATTCAGGAATATCTTGATGCTTATGGGGTTAATATAAGTAATAAAGATAAGCTCCAAAACAAGAAAGAATGTGCAGAAAAGCGAAAAGAATTAACTTATCAGATTTGGAACTTATTTAATAACAATCCTTCTGAAATTAAGGAAAATGCTGAGAAAATCAGAACATATTTTAATTCCAGCAAAGTGAAAGGAAAAGAAAAAAAGATAAATATTGAAGAGTTAAAGACTAATGCTTCTTATTTTATAAATAAATTAAACCTCAATTTTGATAATGAAACAAAAAAACGCCTTAAACATTGGATTGAATATCTCACCGGCGGATGGTTTGAAGAACTGATATATTTTAAAACAAAAGAGTTTTTAGAAATTGAAAATAATGAATATATCCAAATCGGGATGGAAATAGAGCATGGTGGCAAAAACGAACTGGATGTGGCTGTTTGTTATAACAATAACCTTTATTACCTTGAATGCAAAACAGGACTTGGAGAAAAAGAGAGAGATGTTTTGACAGGAACCTTTTATAAGCTTTCACATTTAAAAGATAATGAGAATTTTGGTTTGGGCATGACAAATGCTTTAATATCTCTGGATGATAAGGTTCTATACGATAAGAAAGGCGAACTGCAAGCAAAATATAAAGATAGTGTCAGATATTACAGGTTAAAATTCTTTGGGTGGAAAGATATTAAGGAAAAAGGATTAGAAAATATTATTAAAGAAATTTTTAATAAGGGGGAATAG
- the cas6 gene encoding CRISPR system precrRNA processing endoribonuclease RAMP protein Cas6 — translation MFIKYQKYDFTIQFSETTYSDVFPAFLLRSVLGKELKSFACVLRRRKCEGCPLKFQCAYSYIFESPISKDNEFLKGRDKVSHPFTISCSEDADKKLDSLHFRLTLFGRGIDYFPYIFYAFKKGGESGLFRRKTKYDIVSIFADGKMVNDGESEELGIPEPKDWELSTGTSEIYKKISINMDSPLRLKINGKYTDKITYRDFLYAAVRRAEILSSKYGINNVDTHLTKKLSEKSENICIYWKDYDRYSARQKQKMKLGGCLGTMDIEGNFNSYELSLFNFCEIFGLGKNTAFGFGNVSVEVSDG, via the coding sequence GTGTTTATCAAGTACCAAAAATATGATTTTACAATCCAATTTTCAGAAACCACTTATTCTGATGTATTTCCGGCCTTTTTGTTGAGATCTGTATTGGGAAAAGAACTCAAATCATTTGCCTGTGTACTCAGAAGAAGAAAATGCGAAGGATGCCCCCTTAAATTTCAATGCGCCTACTCTTATATCTTTGAATCACCCATATCCAAAGACAACGAATTTTTAAAAGGACGAGATAAAGTTTCCCATCCTTTTACGATTTCTTGCAGCGAGGATGCTGACAAAAAACTTGATAGCTTACATTTCCGCCTTACATTATTTGGCAGAGGTATCGATTATTTTCCTTATATATTTTATGCCTTCAAAAAAGGTGGAGAGAGTGGACTCTTCCGCAGAAAAACAAAGTATGACATTGTCAGCATTTTTGCTGACGGGAAGATGGTGAATGACGGTGAAAGTGAAGAACTGGGGATCCCCGAGCCAAAAGATTGGGAGCTGTCAACAGGTACAAGTGAAATTTATAAAAAAATAAGTATAAATATGGATTCTCCGTTACGGTTAAAAATTAACGGAAAATATACTGACAAAATAACATACAGAGATTTTTTATACGCGGCTGTAAGAAGAGCTGAAATATTATCCTCCAAATATGGGATTAATAACGTTGATACGCATCTGACAAAAAAATTGTCAGAAAAATCGGAAAACATTTGTATATACTGGAAGGATTATGACCGATATTCAGCGAGGCAGAAACAAAAAATGAAATTAGGCGGATGTTTGGGCACAATGGATATTGAAGGGAATTTTAACAGTTATGAACTTTCCCTTTTTAATTTCTGCGAAATTTTTGGTCTGGGTAAAAACACAGCTTTTGGCTTCGGTAATGTTTCAGTGGAGGTGTCGGATGGCTGA